A window of the Butyricimonas faecalis genome harbors these coding sequences:
- a CDS encoding elongation factor G: protein MKTYKPNEIKNIALVGSAGSGKTTLAEAMMYEGGVIPRRGSISAKNTSSDYRPVEQEYGSSVFPAVLYTEWKEHKLNFIDTPGADDFVGGVISALNVVDTGVMVINAVRGIEVGTEIISRHAKRLNKPLIFVINQVDHEKANFDHTVEQAKAAFGSKVVLVQYPVNPGIGFNRVIDVLKMEMYQWKPEGGKPDVLPIPKEEEEKANELHNALIEAAAENDEGLMELFFDKGSLTEDEMRAGIRKGLIARDMFPVFCVSAEKDMCVRRFMEFVINVAPSASSMPPSITEDGDEVPYDEKGPTSLYMFNTTVEPHLGEVIYFKVASGTIHEGDDLYNATNDAKERISTLYAVAGKNRTKVTEMMAGDIGATVKLKNTNNGDTLNEKDVHYKFGKIQYPNPRFRTAVKAVNTGDEEKLAEILQRIHQEDPTFLVEYSKELKQMIISGQGEFHLNTMKWRIEHNDKLEIEFYPPRIPYRETITKYAYADYRHKKQSGGAGQFGEVHLVIEPYTEGMPDPTMYKINGVDSKISVKDKEVIDLPWGGKLVFYNCIVGGVIDARFMPAILKGIMEKMEEGPLTGSYARDIRVSVYDGKMHPVDSNEISFKLAGRHAFSTAFKQASPKILEPIYDVEVLVPDEYMGDVMGDLQTRRAIIMGMEADTGFQKLMAKVPLKEMQRYSTALSSITGGRASFTMNFSGYEKVPAEVQEELLKAYQEQEEEE, encoded by the coding sequence ATGAAAACCTATAAACCTAACGAAATTAAAAACATCGCGCTCGTGGGTAGTGCCGGATCCGGTAAAACCACGCTAGCGGAAGCCATGATGTATGAGGGCGGGGTCATCCCGCGCAGAGGTAGCATTAGTGCAAAAAACACGTCATCCGACTACCGTCCGGTAGAACAGGAATACGGATCATCCGTGTTCCCGGCCGTATTATACACGGAATGGAAGGAGCACAAGCTCAATTTCATTGACACGCCGGGAGCAGACGATTTCGTCGGAGGAGTTATCTCTGCGCTGAACGTTGTTGATACCGGAGTAATGGTCATTAACGCCGTCAGAGGTATTGAGGTCGGAACCGAAATCATCAGCCGTCATGCCAAAAGACTAAACAAACCGCTCATTTTCGTTATAAATCAGGTTGATCACGAGAAAGCAAACTTTGACCACACGGTGGAACAAGCCAAGGCCGCTTTCGGCTCGAAAGTCGTGCTCGTTCAATACCCGGTGAACCCGGGAATCGGCTTTAACCGCGTGATCGACGTCCTGAAAATGGAAATGTACCAGTGGAAACCGGAAGGTGGCAAACCCGACGTACTCCCCATTCCCAAGGAAGAAGAAGAAAAAGCGAACGAATTACACAACGCGCTGATCGAAGCGGCAGCCGAAAACGACGAAGGATTGATGGAACTATTCTTTGACAAGGGCAGCCTCACGGAGGATGAAATGCGTGCCGGAATCCGCAAAGGACTTATCGCACGGGATATGTTCCCCGTTTTCTGCGTGTCGGCAGAAAAAGATATGTGCGTGCGCCGTTTCATGGAGTTCGTGATCAACGTGGCTCCCAGTGCCAGCTCCATGCCACCTTCCATCACGGAAGACGGGGATGAAGTCCCGTACGACGAGAAAGGCCCGACCTCCTTATATATGTTCAACACGACGGTTGAACCCCATTTGGGTGAAGTGATCTATTTCAAAGTAGCATCCGGGACCATTCATGAAGGGGATGACTTGTACAATGCCACCAATGATGCAAAAGAACGCATCTCGACACTGTATGCCGTGGCCGGGAAGAACCGGACGAAAGTAACCGAAATGATGGCCGGAGACATCGGGGCAACCGTGAAATTGAAAAATACGAACAACGGCGATACGTTGAACGAAAAAGACGTTCATTACAAATTCGGCAAGATCCAATATCCGAATCCTCGTTTCAGAACAGCTGTCAAAGCCGTGAACACGGGCGACGAAGAAAAACTGGCGGAAATCCTGCAACGGATTCACCAGGAAGACCCGACATTCCTCGTGGAGTATTCCAAGGAATTGAAACAAATGATTATCTCCGGACAGGGCGAGTTCCACTTGAACACCATGAAATGGCGTATCGAGCATAATGATAAACTGGAAATCGAATTCTACCCGCCACGTATCCCGTACCGTGAAACCATCACGAAATATGCCTACGCAGACTATCGCCACAAGAAACAATCGGGTGGAGCCGGACAATTCGGCGAGGTTCATCTCGTGATTGAACCTTACACAGAAGGAATGCCCGACCCGACCATGTACAAGATCAACGGTGTGGATAGTAAAATATCGGTAAAAGACAAAGAAGTTATTGACCTCCCGTGGGGCGGCAAGCTGGTATTCTACAACTGTATCGTGGGTGGAGTGATCGACGCACGTTTCATGCCCGCCATCTTGAAAGGAATCATGGAAAAGATGGAAGAAGGACCGCTTACCGGATCATACGCACGAGACATACGTGTCAGTGTGTACGACGGGAAAATGCACCCCGTGGATTCAAACGAAATCTCGTTCAAACTTGCCGGACGTCACGCTTTCAGCACGGCGTTCAAACAGGCATCACCGAAGATTTTGGAACCGATTTACGACGTGGAAGTCCTCGTCCCGGATGAATACATGGGAGATGTCATGGGTGACCTGCAAACCCGTAGAGCAATCATCATGGGTATGGAAGCCGATACCGGATTCCAAAAATTGATGGCTAAAGTGCCGTTGAAGGAAATGCAACGCTACTCCACGGCATTGAGCTCCATCACGGGAGGACGAGCTTCCTTCACCATGAATTTCTCCGGATATGAAAAAGTACCGGCAGAAGTTCAAGAAGAGTTGTTGAAAGCTTATCAAGAGCAAGAAGAGGAAGAATAA
- a CDS encoding ABC-F family ATP-binding cassette domain-containing protein has product MISVDGLTVEFGDRTLFKDISFVINDKDRIALMGKNGAGKSTLLKVLAGERQPNRGNVSCPKDTVIAYLPQHLMTHNERTVFDETAQAFAHLFEMEKEIERLNQQLTERTDYDSPEYYKLIEDVSALSEKFYSIDSTHYEADVEKVLLGLGFQREDFNRPTSDFSGGWRMRIELAKMLLKNPDVLLLDEPTNHLDIDSIQWLEDFLVNNGKAVVVISHDRAFVDNITTRTIEVTMGRIYDYKVNYSQYLVLRQDRRIQQQKAYDEQQKMIAETKEFIERFKGTYSKTLQVQSRVRMLEKLEILEVDEEDTSALRLKFPPAPNSGKYPVIAEELTKDYDGHIVFQDAHFTIEKGEKVAFVGRNGEGKSTLVKCIMGEIPYTGKLTLGYNVKIGYFAQNQASLMDESLTVFQTIDDVTPLELKHKIKDMLGAFMFSGDDIDKKVKVLSGGERTRLAMIKLLLSPVNLLILDEPTNHLDLRTKDILKNALKEFDGTLIVVSHDRDFLTGLVHKVYEFGNKKVKEHLEDIQGFLRKKKMENLREIERKNG; this is encoded by the coding sequence ATGATTTCAGTAGACGGACTAACAGTAGAATTCGGAGACAGAACACTTTTTAAAGACATTTCATTCGTGATTAACGACAAAGACCGCATCGCACTCATGGGTAAAAACGGGGCGGGAAAGTCCACGCTGTTGAAAGTACTCGCGGGCGAAAGACAACCCAATCGAGGTAATGTTTCTTGCCCGAAAGACACGGTGATAGCCTATCTACCACAACATTTAATGACCCACAACGAAAGAACCGTTTTCGATGAAACGGCACAGGCATTTGCCCACCTTTTCGAGATGGAGAAAGAGATTGAACGATTGAACCAACAACTCACCGAAAGAACGGACTACGATTCGCCTGAGTACTACAAGCTTATTGAAGACGTGTCTGCCCTCAGTGAGAAATTTTATAGCATTGATTCCACCCACTACGAGGCGGATGTGGAAAAGGTCCTGTTAGGACTCGGGTTTCAACGGGAAGATTTCAACCGCCCGACATCCGATTTCAGTGGAGGATGGCGTATGCGTATCGAACTGGCAAAAATGTTACTTAAAAACCCCGACGTGCTATTACTCGACGAGCCGACCAACCACCTTGACATCGACTCGATTCAATGGTTGGAAGACTTTCTCGTGAATAACGGGAAAGCCGTTGTCGTGATTTCCCACGACCGGGCCTTCGTGGATAACATCACCACCCGCACCATCGAGGTTACCATGGGACGTATCTACGATTACAAAGTAAATTACTCGCAATATCTCGTGTTACGCCAAGACCGTCGTATTCAACAACAAAAGGCATACGATGAACAACAAAAAATGATTGCAGAAACCAAAGAATTTATCGAACGCTTCAAAGGTACCTACTCTAAAACGCTACAAGTGCAATCCCGGGTCAGGATGCTGGAAAAATTGGAGATATTGGAAGTTGACGAGGAAGACACTTCCGCCTTGAGACTGAAATTCCCGCCCGCCCCGAACTCCGGTAAATACCCGGTGATCGCGGAAGAACTCACGAAAGACTATGACGGTCACATCGTGTTCCAAGATGCCCACTTCACCATCGAGAAAGGGGAAAAAGTCGCTTTCGTCGGTCGTAACGGGGAGGGAAAATCCACGCTGGTAAAATGCATCATGGGAGAAATCCCTTATACCGGAAAACTGACATTAGGATATAACGTGAAGATTGGCTATTTCGCCCAAAACCAGGCCTCTCTCATGGATGAAAGCCTTACCGTTTTCCAGACCATCGACGACGTGACCCCGCTGGAACTGAAACACAAAATCAAGGATATGCTGGGAGCATTCATGTTCAGTGGCGACGACATCGACAAAAAGGTGAAAGTCCTGTCCGGTGGAGAACGCACCCGCTTGGCCATGATCAAGTTGCTGCTCTCTCCCGTGAACCTGTTGATTCTCGACGAGCCGACCAACCACCTCGACCTCCGCACCAAGGACATCCTGAAAAATGCCTTGAAGGAATTCGATGGCACCTTGATCGTCGTGTCCCACGACCGTGACTTCCTCACCGGACTCGTCCACAAGGTCTACGAATTCGGTAACAAGAAAGTAAAGGAACACCTGGAAGACATCCAAGGTTTCTTACGGAAAAAGAAAATGGAAAACCTCCGGGAGATCGAACGTAAAAACGGGTAA
- a CDS encoding ROK family transcriptional regulator, producing MNDSNTINKGSLPGLKEKRYLQKKAIIGFLYRMGELSKPEICRLTNVTTPTVSRMIEELMDEGWVIDRGCGNSIGGKRPHVFSLNPDAAYILGVDIGREYLRVAIFNLKNEPIEGILEYPSILEEQDDEATLRYVREKIDETIGRLNIDRAKIKMAGFALPGLIDREGTSYTYLTYEQPGIKSILEEMLQIPVFIDNDSNVMAMAEHTFGVAKNVDNVLCISVNECIGLGMILNSKLYRGGIGMAGEFGHIRISGLEAPCHCGKIGCLETVSSGRAIENVAGKPLREIIEAARKDDISAIDLLHRAGEKLGEGIATMIHLFNPDMVVIGGEIVQAGDLMLVPVQQAINKYALARMRGHCELKMSNLGVYSAILGTLMMVMEHLYDDTECEYSLY from the coding sequence ATGAATGACTCGAATACCATAAATAAAGGTTCACTACCGGGATTGAAGGAGAAACGATACTTGCAGAAGAAGGCAATTATCGGGTTCCTTTACCGGATGGGAGAGTTGTCCAAGCCTGAAATTTGTCGTTTGACAAACGTGACCACGCCCACAGTTAGTCGCATGATTGAAGAGTTGATGGACGAGGGATGGGTGATTGACCGGGGATGTGGGAATTCAATCGGGGGCAAACGTCCTCACGTGTTTTCGTTGAATCCGGATGCCGCTTATATATTAGGTGTGGATATTGGTCGGGAATACCTGCGGGTGGCTATTTTTAATTTGAAGAATGAACCGATCGAGGGTATTTTGGAGTATCCTTCGATACTGGAAGAGCAGGATGATGAGGCGACGCTTCGTTATGTGAGGGAAAAGATTGACGAGACGATCGGGCGATTGAACATTGATCGGGCAAAGATCAAGATGGCAGGTTTCGCTCTTCCGGGATTGATTGACCGGGAGGGGACTTCGTATACTTATTTAACGTATGAACAACCGGGGATAAAGAGTATTTTGGAGGAGATGCTGCAAATTCCGGTATTTATAGATAACGATTCTAACGTGATGGCTATGGCAGAACACACGTTCGGGGTTGCCAAGAACGTGGACAATGTTTTGTGTATTAGCGTGAACGAGTGTATCGGTTTGGGGATGATCCTGAACTCAAAATTGTATCGTGGGGGGATTGGCATGGCGGGAGAGTTCGGGCATATTCGTATTTCAGGACTGGAGGCTCCGTGTCATTGTGGAAAGATCGGTTGCTTGGAAACCGTGTCTTCGGGACGGGCGATCGAGAATGTGGCGGGCAAACCGTTGCGAGAGATTATCGAGGCCGCCCGGAAGGATGATATTTCGGCTATCGACCTGTTGCATCGTGCGGGAGAGAAGTTGGGAGAGGGGATTGCCACGATGATACATTTGTTTAACCCGGATATGGTGGTGATCGGAGGGGAGATTGTGCAAGCGGGTGACTTGATGCTGGTTCCGGTTCAACAAGCGATAAACAAGTACGCTTTGGCTCGTATGCGGGGACATTGTGAGTTGAAAATGAGTAATTTGGGCGTTTATTCGGCGATATTGGGTACGTTGATGATGGTCATGGAACATTTGTACGATGACACGGAATGCGAGTACTCGCTTTATTAA
- the nagB gene encoding glucosamine-6-phosphate deaminase produces the protein MVITKNYIAKGEGANRFEKIPVQIYETADEAVKAVAREIVDLVQMKAASSEKCVLGLATGVSPIKLYQELVRMHREEGVSFRNVVTFNLDEYLPMPKESEQSYHYFMHHHLFDHIDIDPKNIHIPDGTLKGDEIDKFCRNYEKEIEAAGGIDLQILGIGRTGHIGFNEPGSFITSQTRKVFLNDLTIKDAIKDFGSRDLVPTKAITMGVGTIMQARRVILMAWGEKKAPIIKATVEGRVSDSVPATFLQMHSNVQFVIDESAASELTRADYPWLVSKVDWDDKLIRKAVIRLCQKLKKPILKVEDKDYQDNGLSDLIEKFGSANKVNIAVFNDMQHTISGWPGGKPNSDDSTRPERANPYPKRVLIFSPHPDDDVISMGGTEARLVEQGHEVHAVYQTSGNIAVFDDYLYEMMDIADLFSLNMGHPDEGYKQVKEAIWKQKSEGGNSREILKYKTALREAEALAACRFMGIPSERVHFLNLPFYETGSVKKNPLGKEDIDIIVNLLREVKPHQIYAAGDLADPHGTHSVCLDAIMQAFDVVCEDDWFKDCYVWLYRGAWLEWEVEKVDMAVPVSPSELSIKRQAIYRHGSQNNGPAYPGDDPREFWQRAEDRNRNTADLYNKLGMAEYEAMEVFVRYKHRK, from the coding sequence ATGGTGATTACTAAAAACTACATCGCTAAGGGCGAGGGAGCTAACAGGTTCGAGAAGATTCCTGTTCAGATTTATGAAACAGCGGACGAGGCTGTGAAGGCCGTTGCCCGCGAGATTGTGGATTTGGTACAAATGAAAGCGGCTAGCAGTGAAAAGTGTGTTTTGGGTTTGGCTACCGGGGTTTCTCCGATTAAATTGTATCAAGAGTTAGTGAGAATGCACCGGGAAGAAGGAGTTTCTTTCCGTAACGTGGTTACCTTCAATTTGGACGAGTATCTGCCGATGCCGAAAGAGTCGGAGCAGAGCTACCATTATTTCATGCACCACCATTTGTTTGATCATATCGATATTGATCCGAAGAATATTCATATCCCGGACGGAACGTTGAAAGGGGATGAAATAGATAAATTCTGTCGGAATTACGAGAAGGAGATCGAGGCTGCCGGGGGAATCGACTTGCAGATATTGGGTATTGGACGTACGGGGCATATCGGTTTTAACGAGCCGGGTTCTTTTATCACGTCTCAGACTCGGAAGGTGTTTTTGAATGACTTGACGATAAAAGACGCGATAAAGGATTTTGGTAGTCGGGATCTGGTACCCACGAAAGCCATTACGATGGGCGTCGGGACGATCATGCAGGCCCGGAGAGTGATTTTGATGGCGTGGGGAGAGAAGAAAGCCCCGATTATCAAGGCTACCGTGGAAGGACGAGTGTCTGATTCGGTTCCGGCAACATTCTTGCAAATGCATTCTAACGTGCAGTTTGTTATTGATGAAAGTGCGGCCAGTGAATTGACCCGGGCGGATTACCCGTGGTTGGTGAGCAAGGTGGATTGGGATGATAAGTTGATTCGTAAGGCGGTGATCCGCTTGTGCCAGAAGTTGAAAAAGCCCATTCTGAAAGTGGAGGATAAAGATTATCAAGATAACGGATTGAGCGATTTGATCGAGAAGTTCGGTTCTGCAAACAAGGTGAATATTGCCGTGTTTAATGATATGCAGCACACCATTTCCGGGTGGCCGGGAGGGAAGCCTAACTCGGATGATTCAACCCGTCCGGAGAGAGCGAATCCTTACCCGAAACGGGTGTTGATTTTCAGCCCGCATCCGGATGATGACGTGATCTCGATGGGAGGTACGGAGGCCCGTTTGGTGGAACAGGGACATGAGGTCCACGCGGTTTACCAGACGTCCGGGAATATTGCCGTGTTTGATGATTACCTGTACGAGATGATGGATATTGCCGACTTGTTTTCCCTTAACATGGGGCATCCTGACGAGGGGTACAAACAAGTAAAGGAGGCTATCTGGAAGCAGAAATCGGAGGGAGGCAATTCCCGGGAGATATTGAAGTATAAAACGGCCTTGCGGGAAGCAGAGGCTTTGGCTGCTTGTCGGTTTATGGGCATTCCCTCGGAGAGAGTACATTTTTTGAATTTACCTTTCTATGAAACGGGTTCCGTCAAGAAGAACCCGTTAGGAAAAGAAGATATTGATATTATCGTGAATTTGTTGCGGGAGGTGAAGCCTCACCAGATTTATGCTGCCGGAGATTTGGCCGACCCGCACGGAACGCATAGCGTCTGTCTGGATGCGATTATGCAGGCTTTTGACGTCGTGTGTGAGGATGATTGGTTCAAGGATTGTTACGTGTGGTTGTACCGCGGTGCTTGGTTGGAATGGGAGGTTGAAAAAGTGGATATGGCCGTACCGGTAAGCCCGTCGGAGTTGTCCATCAAGCGGCAAGCGATTTATCGACACGGTTCACAGAATAACGGACCGGCTTACCCGGGGGATGATCCTCGCGAGTTCTGGCAGCGGGCCGAAGACCGTAACCGCAACACGGCCGACTTGTACAACAAGTTGGGAATGGCGGAGTACGAGGCGATGGAGGTCTTCGTGCGTTACAAGCATAGGAAATAA
- a CDS encoding ATP-binding protein, translated as MKFYDREKEIAQLRQWEELSLEYAQMTVVVGRRRIGKTTLIKKAMEGRMTLYFFVAKKNETLLCEEFVELIRVVLNVKIVGQLTDFKSIFEYLMQLSTERHFTLIIDEFQEFFNINSSVYSDMQNIWDEYKEKSKLNLIVCGSVYSLMKRIFENAREPLFQRANHRIVLRPFNVEIIKNILSDHYKEYSNDDLLAFYMITGGVARYIELMIEARAFTKEALLDMVFSENSYFLDEGRNVLIEEFGKDYTTYFSILSLLASSKTSRPEIEGELGMSVGPQIKNLETDFNLIKRVIPIFAKPQTRQIKYYIDDNFLNFWFRFIYKYRSVIEIGNFDYLKDIIRRDYTVYVGRVLEKYFREKLILSKRYSAIGSYWENGNQNEIDIVALNEMEKQMFIGEVKYNRKSLNMRVLEEKAINIKASHPKYHIEFVGLSLEDM; from the coding sequence ATGAAATTTTATGACCGGGAAAAAGAAATTGCACAGTTGCGACAATGGGAAGAGTTGTCTCTCGAGTATGCCCAAATGACAGTTGTTGTAGGAAGGAGACGAATAGGAAAGACAACTTTGATTAAGAAGGCCATGGAAGGCAGAATGACGCTCTATTTTTTCGTGGCAAAGAAAAATGAGACGTTGCTTTGCGAGGAATTTGTGGAATTGATTCGTGTCGTGTTAAACGTGAAGATAGTAGGGCAACTTACTGATTTTAAAAGTATTTTTGAGTATCTCATGCAGTTATCGACAGAGCGGCATTTTACATTGATTATCGATGAATTTCAAGAATTTTTTAATATTAATTCGTCCGTGTATAGCGATATGCAAAATATTTGGGATGAATACAAGGAGAAAAGTAAATTGAATCTGATTGTTTGTGGTTCTGTTTATTCATTGATGAAACGTATTTTTGAGAATGCACGAGAACCTTTATTCCAAAGGGCTAATCATCGAATTGTGTTACGACCGTTCAATGTAGAGATTATCAAAAATATATTATCAGATCACTATAAAGAGTATTCAAATGATGATTTACTGGCATTTTATATGATTACGGGAGGAGTTGCCCGCTATATTGAATTGATGATTGAGGCTAGAGCTTTTACAAAGGAGGCACTTCTTGACATGGTATTTTCTGAAAATTCTTATTTTCTGGATGAAGGGAGAAATGTGTTGATCGAGGAGTTTGGAAAAGATTATACAACTTATTTTTCGATATTGTCTTTGTTGGCTTCTTCTAAAACATCGAGGCCGGAGATCGAAGGAGAGTTAGGAATGTCTGTCGGACCTCAAATAAAGAATCTGGAGACTGATTTTAACTTGATAAAACGAGTAATTCCTATATTTGCCAAACCTCAAACCCGACAGATCAAGTACTATATCGATGATAATTTTTTAAATTTCTGGTTTCGTTTTATATATAAATATCGAAGTGTGATTGAGATTGGAAATTTTGATTATTTGAAAGATATTATCAGAAGGGATTATACTGTCTATGTGGGGCGTGTTTTGGAGAAATATTTCAGAGAAAAATTGATTTTATCGAAACGTTACTCGGCCATTGGTTCATACTGGGAAAATGGTAATCAAAATGAAATAGATATTGTCGCTTTGAATGAAATGGAAAAACAAATGTTTATCGGAGAGGTTAAATATAATCGTAAGTCTCTGAATATGCGTGTACTTGAGGAGAAAGCCATTAATATAAAGGCAAGTCACCCCAAGTATCATATCGAATTTGTCGGTTTATCCTTGGAAGATATGTAA
- a CDS encoding zinc metallopeptidase has translation MIGLPLIWIIFIGFTLLSWLVSSQLQSRFKKYSKIPTANGMTGRDVVEKMLRDNGVQGVKIGSVEGQLTDHYNPANKTINLSHEVYYGANVAAAAVAAHECGHALQHAQAYSMLQLRSALVPVVSFASHWVQWILLAGILLVDTFPNLLLIGIALFGMTTLFSIITLPVEIDASHRALAWLRNSGITTYESQESAKDALKWAAYTYVIAALSSLATLLYYIMIYLGRRD, from the coding sequence ATGATAGGATTACCTTTAATTTGGATTATATTTATCGGGTTTACCTTGTTGAGCTGGTTGGTGAGCAGCCAGTTGCAATCTCGTTTTAAAAAGTATTCGAAAATCCCCACGGCCAACGGGATGACCGGGCGTGACGTGGTAGAAAAAATGTTGCGGGACAATGGCGTGCAGGGGGTGAAGATCGGTAGCGTGGAAGGACAATTGACGGATCACTATAATCCCGCGAACAAGACGATTAATTTAAGTCATGAAGTATATTACGGTGCCAATGTGGCAGCCGCCGCTGTTGCCGCCCATGAATGCGGTCATGCTTTGCAGCACGCGCAAGCATATAGTATGTTGCAATTACGTTCGGCTTTGGTACCGGTGGTGAGCTTTGCTTCGCATTGGGTGCAATGGATCTTGTTGGCCGGAATTCTTTTGGTTGACACGTTCCCCAATTTGTTGTTGATCGGTATCGCTCTTTTTGGGATGACAACGTTGTTTAGTATTATTACTTTACCCGTGGAGATTGATGCCAGTCATCGGGCTTTGGCTTGGTTGCGTAATTCCGGTATCACGACTTACGAATCGCAAGAGAGTGCTAAGGATGCGCTGAAATGGGCTGCCTATACTTATGTAATTGCCGCACTTTCTTCTCTGGCGACCTTGTTATATTATATCATGATTTATTTAGGAAGAAGAGATTAG
- the metK gene encoding methionine adenosyltransferase, with protein sequence MGYLFTSESVSEGHPDKVADQISDAVLDKIIAFDPDAKVACETLVTTGQTIIAGEIKTKTYVDVQQIAREVINRIGYTKSEYMFDGNSCGVLSAIHEQSPDINRGVVREDPMEQGAGDQGMMFGYACNETDNYMPLSLELSHVLLYELAQIRKEGQEMTYLRPDSKSQVTIEYGEDNKPARIHTIVISTQHDEFVKATTPTPEAQLEADAQMVDQIRWDIINILLPRVKRQLPERVQALFDENLILHVNPTGKFVIGGPHGDTGLTGRKIIVDTYGGKGAHGGGAFSGKDPSKVDRSAAYAARHIAKNMVAAGIADEILIQISYAIGIARPVGVFVNTYGTAKVNLSDAAIAEKITSIFDLRPKAIEERLKLRNPIYQETASYGHMGRTPRIVKKVFTSNYWPTVEKEVELFTWEKLDYIEKIKEAFL encoded by the coding sequence ATGGGATATTTATTTACATCTGAATCTGTATCGGAAGGTCACCCCGACAAAGTGGCAGACCAGATTTCCGATGCCGTACTTGACAAAATCATTGCCTTTGACCCGGATGCCAAAGTAGCTTGCGAGACTTTGGTGACAACCGGACAAACCATTATTGCCGGGGAAATCAAAACCAAAACGTATGTCGACGTGCAACAAATTGCCCGGGAAGTGATTAACCGCATCGGCTACACGAAAAGCGAATACATGTTTGACGGGAACAGTTGTGGCGTGCTGAGCGCCATTCACGAACAATCCCCTGACATCAATCGCGGTGTCGTTCGGGAAGACCCCATGGAACAGGGAGCCGGAGACCAGGGCATGATGTTCGGTTACGCTTGTAACGAGACGGACAACTATATGCCGCTATCTCTCGAACTATCACATGTATTATTGTACGAACTGGCACAAATCCGCAAAGAGGGTCAAGAGATGACCTACCTGCGTCCGGACTCCAAATCGCAGGTGACCATCGAATACGGGGAAGACAATAAACCCGCACGGATTCACACCATCGTGATCTCCACTCAACACGACGAGTTTGTCAAAGCCACGACTCCCACCCCGGAAGCACAACTGGAAGCCGACGCTCAAATGGTGGATCAAATCCGTTGGGACATCATCAACATCTTGCTGCCGAGAGTAAAACGGCAATTACCGGAACGAGTGCAAGCTCTCTTCGACGAGAACCTGATTCTTCACGTAAACCCTACCGGGAAATTCGTGATCGGCGGTCCTCACGGGGACACGGGGCTTACCGGAAGAAAAATCATCGTTGACACCTACGGGGGAAAAGGCGCACACGGGGGAGGTGCTTTCTCCGGGAAAGATCCATCCAAAGTGGACCGTTCGGCCGCTTACGCCGCTCGTCACATTGCCAAAAACATGGTAGCAGCTGGAATTGCCGATGAAATATTGATACAGATTTCGTACGCTATCGGTATTGCACGCCCCGTCGGTGTGTTCGTGAACACTTACGGAACTGCCAAGGTGAACTTGAGCGATGCTGCCATTGCCGAAAAAATCACCTCTATCTTTGACCTGCGTCCCAAAGCCATCGAGGAACGCTTGAAACTCCGTAACCCGATTTACCAGGAAACGGCAAGCTACGGCCACATGGGACGTACTCCCAGAATCGTGAAAAAAGTTTTCACTTCAAATTATTGGCCGACAGTAGAAAAAGAAGTAGAACTTTTCACGTGGGAGAAACTGGATTATATCGAAAAGATCAAAGAGGCATTTCTATAA